Below is a window of Nocardioides sp. S-1144 DNA.
GGCGTGACCGTCGGCTCCGCGCTCGCCGCGCTGCTCGTCCTCGGCGACCCGGTCCTCACCGGCATGGCCGTCGGCGGGGTGGTGGCGGTGGTCGTGGCCACCGCGGCCGGCCTCACCCTCGCGCCGGCCCTGATCGCGGTCGGGCACACCCGGGTGCCGGCCCCCGGTTCCGGACGCCCCACCCGCCGTCCGCGGCCCGAGGGCCGGTCGCTCCTGGCCCGGCTGGCCGGTCTCGCCCAGGCCCGGCCGTGGCCGGTGCTGCTCGGCGCCACCGGGTTCCTCCTGGTCCTCGCCAGTCCCCTGCTCGCCCTCGACGTCGGCAACTCCGACGCCCGGGCGCTGCCGGGCGACAGCGAGCCCCGGCAGGTCTACGAGGCCGTGCAGCGCGACTACCCCGACCTGCGGACCACGCCCATCACGGTGCTCGCCGAACCCCCGCCCGGCGACGCCCGGCTGCTGGCCGTCGTGAGCCAGCTGGTCGAGCGCGACGACGTCGACGAGGTCCTCGTGCGCGACCCGCTCCGCGACGGGTCCAGCCGGCTGGCGGTGGAGCCGACCGGCCCCACCTCGGGCGCGACCGCCCAGCGCCTGGTGACCGAGCTGCGCGAGCTCGACCTCGGCGTCCCGGTGCTGGTCGGCGGGCCGGCCGCCGAGCTGGTCGACGCCAAGTCGGCCACCGCGGGACGCCTGCCGCTCGCCGTGCTCGCCGTGGTCCTCGTCGCCGGCCTGCTCCTGCTGCGGCTCACCGGGTCGCTGGTCATCGCCGCCAAGACGCTCGTGCTGAACCTGCTCTCGCTCGCCGCCACGCTCGGCGTCGTCGTCGCGGTCTTCCAGTGGGGTTGGGGCTCCTCGGTGCTCGGCTTCACCTCGTGGGGCGCGCTCGACATCACCTCCCCGCTGCTGCTCTTCATGTTCGTCTTCGGGCTCTCGATGGACTACCACGTGTTCCTGGTGGCCCGGATCAAGGAAGCCTGGGACGCCCCGGCCCGTGGCCGTGGCGCTCCCGCCCGCGGCACCCGGGCGGCCAACGACCGCGCCGTCCTCGCCGGGATCACGGCGTCCGGCCCGGTCGTGACCCTGGCTGCGCTGGCCATCGCCATCGTCTTCCTCGGCTTCGCCGCCGGCCGCCTCGTGGCCATCAAGGAGATCGGGGTCGGCATGACCGTCGCGATCCTGCTCGACGTCACCGTGGTCCGCGGCCTGCTGCTGCCGGCCGCGATGACCCTCCTCGGGGAGTGGAACTGGTGGCGACCGGGCCGGACGCCGGGCCGGACGCCGGGCAGCACCCCCGGTCGGACGCGCGGACGGGCGTCGGCCTAGGAGCCGGGACGGCCCGCCCCCTCTAGGGTTGGCCCGTGCAACGCATCCTCGTGACCGGCGGGGCCGGGTTCATCGGCTCCAACTTCGTCCACCACGTCCTCGGCCGCACCGACGCCTCCGTCACGGTGCTCGACAAGCTGACCTACGCGGCGTCCCGGGAGTCCCTCGACGGGCTGCCCGAGGACCGCGTCGACCTGGTCGTCGGCGACGTCGCCG
It encodes the following:
- a CDS encoding MMPL family transporter, whose protein sequence is MLERWGRWVCRRRAVVLGVWALLVVAGSVLGGSVFDRATEPGLRDGVESTTVEERLDRLDPEGEQVVAVLAGTDALAVNLVDAASTILYALRELPGVAEIRDPYTTGASDLVAADGQGAVVEVELDATLSREEALEVAAQVAAELRAIPFPSVLVGGELLAEEDFADQAIQDAARGEGVALVVLLVVLVVALGGWVVGAMPVVTALGAVAVSLLGLTGLTTLTSVSEYAVNVVTVLGLGLAVDYSLLVLARFREERAAAGSKDSLAAVLGRTTATAGRTVLVSGVTVGSALAALLVLGDPVLTGMAVGGVVAVVVATAAGLTLAPALIAVGHTRVPAPGSGRPTRRPRPEGRSLLARLAGLAQARPWPVLLGATGFLLVLASPLLALDVGNSDARALPGDSEPRQVYEAVQRDYPDLRTTPITVLAEPPPGDARLLAVVSQLVERDDVDEVLVRDPLRDGSSRLAVEPTGPTSGATAQRLVTELRELDLGVPVLVGGPAAELVDAKSATAGRLPLAVLAVVLVAGLLLLRLTGSLVIAAKTLVLNLLSLAATLGVVVAVFQWGWGSSVLGFTSWGALDITSPLLLFMFVFGLSMDYHVFLVARIKEAWDAPARGRGAPARGTRAANDRAVLAGITASGPVVTLAALAIAIVFLGFAAGRLVAIKEIGVGMTVAILLDVTVVRGLLLPAAMTLLGEWNWWRPGRTPGRTPGSTPGRTRGRASA